The Kryptolebias marmoratus isolate JLee-2015 linkage group LG1, ASM164957v2, whole genome shotgun sequence sequence tttttatcaaatTGTGAAGCAAAGTCAGAAGGTATAACAACAGTCACTGTAAAGAACTCAACTTAGATTTCTTttggtgtccctgtgatggacttgagatGTGTCCAGGGTGTATACTCACCGGAGACATACCAGCTCCCCCGCAACAACGAACAGaaaagcaggtgaagaaaatggatggatggatggatggttggatggatgcatggatggatggatggatggatggatgcattgatggatgcatggatggatggatggatggatggatggatggatggatggatgcatggatggattgacagacagttggatggatggatggatggttggttgggttgatggatggatgcatggatggatggatgcatggatggatggattgatggatgcatggatggttGGATTGACAgacagttggatggatggatggatggatggatggatggatggatggatggttgggttgatggatggatggatggttggattgACAGAcagttggatggttggatggatggatggatggatgatggatggttggatggatggatggatggatggatgatggatggatggatggatagatggttggatggaaatggctataacttaattaattgtacagatattaagccaaaatttggtgtggtagtagctgacactcatgatgttttcaaggtttgatcaaaactgcTACGGCTCCGATATTTTCCATATAACTCTGGCctaaaggtggcgggtgatatgcattccttcaaggaattgtaagcctttattttttaactttgtttttgtacttgttgatttgtttgtgttggttGGACACTTTGGTGAGTCCCTTCTTATGTGGACTGACCAATAGGCTTGTCGTCTGACTTTTCTCTGTTAGACACCCGATTCAGATCGGTTATGATTAAAGATGGGGTTTATGGCTCAGTAAAGGGATCCGGATCAGTTACATTCAGAGAACCGTTCCAAACTCTGGCTGGTTAGTCAGATGATTAGTCCCATGGTACTGCCAGTGGTGTAGTACAACATAGTAGTACAACCCCCCGTGCTGACTTGGCATGCACACAATTACAATTTCATTTAAAGCCAAAAAACTACAGCAAGACTTAAAACCTGCTAATagcttctatttttttcttttttgtaggaATTTTTCTCAGACGACTGCAAGTTCAGGGAGCGTTTCCAGGAGAACAGTTACAACACATATGCTTCTGTGACCCACAGGAACCAAAGGACTGGCCGCGAGTGGTTCGTGGCCCTCAACAAGAGGGGGAAAGCTAAAATGGGCTCCAGCCCGCGGGTCAAATCCCAACACGTCTCCACGCACTTCTTGCCCAGAGCCAGCTTCCACGAAAAGAGCGAAACTGGCTTCAAAATCACAGAGAAGAGCAAAGAGAGGAGGAAAGCTCTGCCAACTCCACCTGCAAAGTTTAAAGCTCCACCAAGAACTGTCCCGAGACGTATCCAGGTCAAATACTGGCCCAAATACAGGTTTGGATAAGTTGTTATACACGCtatggacacattttaatcattCCGAGAATCTGTGAAGACAGTGGAAAACCTTAAAGGGCTGCCAAATCCAACTACTGACATTTCTCTGTTCAAGCTGTGACAACGGGTGGAAGTCAAGCTGCTGTTGCTCTGTCCTGTTCTACGTATTCTCTTCATGATGCTGAAACCTGTAACTTTAATTAAAGCGAGGCTGACGGCAGTAAAGGTGGAAACAGCTCCTGCGTCGTTCTGTCGTCCGAGCTGCGAGGAAGGTGGTCTTACATACGACATCGTCCCCCGTTTAGCAGAAAGTAAATAACGGACTGGAAAATGTTGAGAAACAGTAACAACTTGCTTTAAGTATTGTTTTAGAGAGCATTATAAATtagaatgttaaataaaaatgttattgttttttctgttgagGTGTTTGATGTTGCCAAGAATCGGCCCGCTCAGAGCCCCTCCCTGGCCTGTAGGCCGGCTCTGTTGCAGGTGTCGTCCCCACATGGAGGTGGCTTCTTGTCTCTCTTTTGGGCCCCAGTTTCCCTTTTCCGGGTGAGgtacactgacaaaaaaatatttttctccatCAAGGCGAATCACTCTTAGTCTGACCCCTCCCTTGAGGCCAGTTTGCCATGGGAGACCCTACCAAGTACAAATGCCTGAGACAACGTAGCCCCCATCCTGAGGATATTCAAACCTCTTCTCCATGTTAAGGTGGCGACTTTATGGAGAAAAAGTGTGGAATGCTCCCCTCAGGTCagggatgagtctctgcctcacctgGAGGAGTCCAAGTATCCTGGAGTCTTGTTCTTGAaggtaggatggagcgggagatggatcgaTGTATCGACGGATCGGGGCTGCTtcgatcatgactgaaagaacgagatcctggacACAAGCAGCCGAAATAGGCTTCCTCCGTAGGGAAGAGAAAGGGTGAcgagctccatcatccggggGGGTTCCGCTCTGGTCTGAcccccccaggaggagctggagagtgttgatggggagagggaggtctgggtttccctcctggacctgatgCCTCCATGACCTGACCTTGGACAGgcagatggatagatggatttATGGATTTCAGCTTTGAACAGGAAAGAAACCCTCAAATCAAGAAAAGGATTGActtataatattattattttacttctgAGTGCTTTTAGACTAAATCTTCCACCTGCGACTCAAAGAAGTCCCACACATCAACCAGTCGTCTCTTTCAGAACCAGATTTGTAATAATCAGCAGGAAATCGTTGGACTGGTTCTCTGGTGACTCGTCCTCCCTCTGAGCAGCTGTAAAGGATCAGCAAAAACCAAGACTATCATTTTAGCGACCGGCTGTCCCCCCCAGGAAGAATCCAGAGTCATGACCTCAGGACATTCCCCCGCCCGGAGGAGCACATTCTGCCATCATCACAGGGATAAAGATGCTCGGAGAGAAAAGCCGCTTGTTCTGAGGAAGGTTCAGGCGGATCTGTAGGTGGATCGGATGGCAAACAGCCGCGGGACGACCACAGAGGAGCGGACGTCTCAGGGGAGCGGGACAGGATTTGGTTCTGAAAAGTGCAGAAAGAATTGTCTGAGAgccaaatctaaaaaaacaaacaaaaaaaaactctgttatTTCACTGTTCAGCCGACTGGAGTTTAGTGtgcttttttacaaaaacacgtACAACTTaattggtcaaaccttgaaaagaatCTTATGAACAATCTAATGCATTGCAGCCTGGGGTATTCATTGGGCATAACTGcgagctactaccaccccaaatttgagctcaaaatctataaaattggccaaatttaattagctgtgctggccatcttgaataggactggctaatcagttgttgatccagtgataactttctgaaagtttcattaaagttcatcaaagtttaaagtttattcacACGCAgccaggtgtttttgttttttttaaaaataaatttagtttgcATGTGACTTTAGAAACTGCgtttcttctgtttgtgcttCTGCGTGTGATTGATACACGTTCcaaagaaatatattttgtaccaaagttttttttttttaataaaacacatgtATGATGAAGGTTTCTTTTCAACATAATgtgaacattaaaacaaatactcCTGTTGATACTAAAGATGACTTTACCAGATGTTGCATCTGGGAAACTGTTTTTGCAGACTTCTGTTTTCTGGAGTGCATATATTATTTTagagtgtattttttttaattacattccTTGttctatttattaaaaagaatgttttgctgaaatatgtGAGGATCTGACTGTAATCCCACAGAGGTCAGCAATCGAACGCAGAGGTGAACTGTGGCGCTTTAATGaaagacaggtgtgtgtgtgtgtgtgtgtgtgtgtgtgtgtgtgtgtgtgtgtgtgtgtgtgtgtgtgtgtgtgtgtgtgtgtgtgttggctgatATTGCACAAATCCTCTGAGGtcatgacattttgttttttaacttcagtCAAAATCAGGTTGTTCTGACTAATGGTTCAACATTTAACCTCATTAATGTTTGTGTCGACTGTCAGGCAGGGAAAATGTTTAGATTAGTTTGTGATTGtttgaggtcaaaggtcagtggTGTAGGGAGTATACAAGTCAGTAATTATTGTGGTTTTTAAGAACCCATCTATCCACGTTTctccaaaacaggaaaaaacttAAGAGGTTTGAAAAAAGATGCAACCTTCTTCTTTCACAGCACATCATCCACCGTCATCCCACCTCCTGTCAAACCAACCATCTGCTTATCCTCCTTCACTTTACATCCATGAACTCACATCGTATCCAAACCCTTCATCACATCGTGTCCAAACCCTTCATCATTCATGGTTTGAACGCTACAGCCTTTCTGAACATTGTTGCTCACTGCTATCATTTAGTTTTCTTACATTTACTTCAATCCTTGAGTCAAACCAGAAGCTCAAACTAATGTTTCCAACATTACTTTACAAAGTGCTCCAAGTCACCAAATTAATaaagctgtttatttaattGTATATTTTCCCCAAATCCTTGAAAATACAAACGAAGGAGCTCAGCTCAGAATGAGAACAGCAgaaatttcacatttatttttcatattgcTAGTCAATTATTAAATGGGGTTTTATTTCTGGTTAAGAAAACACTCAGTGACCTCAGAAATGAGACGAAGCTCGCGTGACAGTCTTTAAAGTCGATCCTAAACCAGGCCATGAGGTGGAGGTAGTGACTGAAAGGCGAGGCGAggcagttttatttgtaaaacacatttcagcaacagggcaacTCAAAGGGATTTACATAAACAATtatagaaagaaagaatgagACTGCAGATGGAAGCAGGCGAAACAAGTTTCCTTGGAAAAACAGCTGCATGGGCTCATTCTCCAAAACAATGAGCTCAGAGtttctgctcttcctcttcaaaaggaacaaaataagtAATAAGGTGACATTTGGGCCAGCCGAAGAGTCACTGGAGACACATCTGATGATTCCCTTAGGATCCCCTCAGTCTCCCTGCATACAGCAAGCTTCATGGAGGCAGGTGGGGAGAACAAGGTGGGatctctgcttcagctgctgccccTGCCCAACccatatttcaaaataaaaaaactgatgaaatctTGGTgcaaatgtattattttatgctgctcaaactgttttcttttaaaaagatgcaatgatagaaatgttaaaatggaTGAGATTGTGTACGCAGGACTTTGAACTAGCTGACACACCTGCTTCTCATTTATGTCGCTTTTAATTGACTTCCGCTTCCTGTCACGTGGCGCTGAAACCTGAGCCGGGTAACAAGTTGCTATagcaatattttttaacaacagaaaGGGCCAAAAGATGGAGCACAGCACAGTCGGACGTTTCTACAACTCTATTGTAAAGTTTAAAGTCTACGAGGATTACCTGGACTCTAAAGTTACTCCGACGgatttattttacttacagGTGAGATTTTATTAACCCGAAGCCTCATTTAGCGTTTCGCTCATTCTGGTTTAATCCGTTTGGTCTGCTATTATTAAACTGACTGAACAaactttttccaacttttcGAATCTACCAAGACCTCTTCTTTACTTCGGCATGTACCAAACTATCTAACAgcaaaatattacttttataACAGTTTGCAAAACACCAGCTGCCTGTAATTATGGCGTCTGAGGAAACGGGTTTAGAGTCTAAAAACACGTTGtagcttttaaaaacttgtttcacCCACAGCCAGTCATATGCCGTATTGAACCTTTTATCCttaatattataaaataaactccATTGGTGATTTATTATTCGTGGTTTTTACGGTAGTAAGCTGTGAAACATTGTTTGGTGAAATTTTGAACAGAGTTCTGCGCATGGTGAGTTTTCTACTGAAAACGTTTTTGggacttgtttttattggcttctgtgttctttaaattattacagATAAACTTTTATACTTGTATTGTattgatatttttagtttttaaaaatatttaaatatatattttaaaataacacaaagacaCCACACAGCGGGGATTAAGTTTTGTTGGTGTAGTACCTACTAttgaccactagatgtcagtcACACACAAGTACAAACAAGGTATAATATCTTAACTTTGCActttatgtaaatttatttttgtttctatagaacaatttttattgtaattgtaGGACACGTCAAACTATctaagcagatttatttattcaattgaATTTATTCAATGTAGAACAATGTTGTCACAAAAAGTCTATTCCTAAATCTACTTTCAGTAATTTTGATGCTTGCAGTAAACTTAGCTAATGCcacttttattgttgtcttctgtttgtatatttttttgcacaggTCAGATGGGGTCAGTTAAACAACTGCTTACATTTACCCACCCCAGCACTCTCCATTGTCATAGTTTACCGAAGACTGCCTGTTAGTTTAATATGTTGCTCAAGACTAGAAGTTGCTCTAATATCCAAAATTTTAGTGTTATATTCAGACAAATCAGTTGAGGATTTATGGGGGGCAAAGACATTCTTAAGAGGGCCATATCTAGTTTGGTTTGAAGATGGTGGctctaacaaaaagacaggaggaggagctggaggtggcaGAGAAGAAGAGTTGAGGACAAGTTTGGAGACAACATTAGAGAAGTgaggctgagatggtttggacatgtgcagaggagggataGTGGACATCttggacaaaggatgttgaaTAGGGAGCTtccagggaggaggagagaccAAAGAGGAAGTTCACAGATGTAGAGAAGGAGGATGCTGGGATGGcaggagatggaggcagatgatagCAGCCAAAAGCAGAAGAACGCTGCGGTACATCTGCACAGTCCTGCTTCCGTCCACCAGATGGCCCACTCGCTAACCTTAGAGGAaagtgcagcagcagccagtTTGTTTGAACACCTGTGtccacacagagaaaagagcaaCTCATATCTGACCTGATAATCTGCTGCAGTCAATCTCAATCAGACTCAGTCACCCCCGTGTTGTGACACCACACGGTCAACACAGGTCGTCTAACCTGTGCCTTCGTACTGATAAATCAGCTAATTCTAAAGTTATTTTCACACATTATGCTGTTCAGACTATGTCGAGGCCATGCTTAGAAAACAGAGGGATTCAGTCTTTGTCAGGCCGGAGTATTAGCCCAGGTTTTATCCCTTCCAATgagtcttaaaaataaaaacaatggcTTTCAGGCCAGTTTTAGGACTAGCACACATGTCTGAGACTCATTTCTGGTGCGCCACATCAAAGTTAAAGGAAAATCTAAGTTTTCCTCTCGGGTGCGGACACAGGCCCAGCTGCTGGGACTTTGGCTAAGTGGACATGTGGCAGCTGCTTTGATCTAACAAGCCACTGGATTTGACAGCAAGATTAGCTTTTTAGTTGATGTCTTTATGGCTTGGCTGGAGTGACGGTGGGTCTGCAGACACTGATTAGAAAAATGGCGCTAACAAACCCTGCAAACACACGTGGCCTGTTGCACACAGACACTaaacccttcaaaataaagcttgcgGTGTAAAGAGTAGTTGTGTCCCTCGTAGTTTGGGCATGGTGGTGAAAAATCTTTAATCCATGCACATGACAAGTTCTAATTTTAGCATTTCAAAGCCTTTGTAATTTAAATGGGTGCTCTGTGGAGCAGCCAAGAAGCTCATCAGGCCGAAATTCAAGACTGATGGTGTCCGGCTGCAGGTCGTGTCGCCTCTTCTCCACTGATTCCTCACCTTCTCCCGTCTCTCGCAGAGCAGGGAGTTGGCCCGAAAGCTGGTGGAACACGGCCACAAGGGAACCGTTCTGAGCAGGGAGGAATTTGAGGAGAGGAAAGCAGCTGCAGAGGCTGAACAGAGCAGCGTTTTCTACAACAGGAGCCGAACACCGTGAGTTTCCTTCTCGCCGTCCCATCATACGGTCTGCAGGACTGACAGAGACTGACTCAGACCAACCAGCAGCCGAAGgccacaacatccagagcctgaTCAATAAAGCTTAGTTCAGTTAAATTcaaaagtaaagttaaaaattaCCTTGAGAAACTACATTTTCTGGGAAAACGCTGCTAAAatctgaagctgaaactaagttgttaaagctaaaagaagtaaaaggctagctaaaagttaaagtagcagaacactAATTAAAATCTAAGAGTAGCAAAGGTTTTGAAGAgtagctacaaactaaaagcagcataagaaaCTAAAGAGATCTCAGAGTGTTTCTGTGGAGAAAATATTCGTCAAATATCTTGAAAATCAtaagatacaaaaacagaaaccatcattcactgaaggaatgcatatcacccgctgccctACATGttataaacaaagatctgtttaCGTGAGATCCTTATTAAAAACCCTTGCATattgggtgatatgcattccttcaaagaaagcTAGTTTCATTGTAAGACAAGATCTCTGTAGTTGTTCTTTCCTGAATTAGCAATTTTTCCTGAAAACacgaaatgatgttttttggcTGCAGTTCTTTGCCGCTAATCAGATCACGACGGCTCACGAAATgggaatgttttctttattattcttcATAATTTTATTTGCTGTGAAAAGCAGGATTGATGGAAGCACTTTATCATTTCCACTCAAGCCTGAATGAGACTTTTCTTGCCCGCGTGTCTGCATTCAGAAAGTGTTGCCATCAACAGGCTGAAACACAAACCTACCAACTGGAGTTTCCAACAAACTGCTCTCCTGAGGGAAGCGATCACTCAGATATTCTTCTCAGTTTCAGTAAAGCCGTGCGTCGGTGAATTCTCCTTTGATGGCGGGCCAGAACAGACGATCCAGGCCGCTCACCGCCCTCCCACCCACGCACACTCAGGCTTCTCGGAGTATCCAAACATTTACCTGCAAGGTGTCGAGTTTGTTCAAACCCTCAGATGCTTCTCCAAACGTGCAGATGTCTCACCGCtgtccccctccctccctccccctgcGAACGCCTGCGAACATCAGTGACACTGGTGAAACGGGAGCCTCCACACCTG is a genomic window containing:
- the fgf5 gene encoding fibroblast growth factor 5 — translated: MNVPVYLLTVAQLICAAAGAQRVSVESQLLQDGIRAGRRTCRLYCRVGIGFHLQIHPDGRVNGSHEPNQLSVLELIAISQGVIGIRGVYSNRFLAMNKRGWLHATEFFSDDCKFRERFQENSYNTYASVTHRNQRTGREWFVALNKRGKAKMGSSPRVKSQHVSTHFLPRASFHEKSETGFKITEKSKERRKALPTPPAKFKAPPRTVPRRIQVKYWPKYRFG